Within Leptospira limi, the genomic segment ACAGATGCGGTTTCTCTACAAATCGCAAAATCACTTCCTTTCAAAGTCATAGAACGTGAGCAACTTTCGAAAGTTGTGAATGAACAGAGTTTTTCCAAAACAGGAATCATTGATACGCAAACAGCTGTTAGAATTGGAAAAGTTCTAGGTGTGGATGCTCTCGTTTTTGGCAGAGGTTCTGCTCTAAAAAAATTCGATGAGAAAGGAAAACTCATCCCAAATTTAGTCGATACAGTATCCCTAAAAATCGTTCACATAGAATCCGGACAAGTCATTGTCAATGCGCGAAAAAAACCAGGAGCTGATTGGACCATGGCACGACTTTTACAGTATAGTCTAGGACTTGGACTGATTTGGAGTCGTGAGGATATTTTAGTTGCAACAAGCCAATATGATTTTGTCGCAGAAAGTTTAGTCGATCGAATCGTAAGTGAACTCGCTAAATAATTTTTATTAGCCTCATTCGATTGCACCAAGTAAAATTAATCGTGTCTAATTCTATAGAACTAAGAGGAACCTTAAATGAAAATTAATATTGGAATTCCAGAAGAAGAGAGAAGTGCTATTTCCGAATCTTTAAAAAAACTGTTAGCTGATACATACACTCTCTACCAAAAAACACACAGTTACCATTGGAATGTTACAGGGCCGATGTTCCAAACATTACACCTTCTTTTTATGACCCAATACACAGAACTCTGGAATGCAATTGATCCAATTGCAGAACGAGTCCGCTCTCTCGGGTATTATGCACCAATGGGTGGATGGGAATTTGCAAAGTATTCTAGTATTTCAGAAGACAAAGAAGTTCCAAAAGCAAAAGATATGATCAAAAATTTAGTGGAAGGGAACGAAGCCGTGATTCGCACAGCACGAGCAGCCTATGCTCCTGCAGAAAAGGGAAATGACCAAGCAACCTTGGATCTATTAACACAAAGACTCGACATTCACGAAAAAACAGCTTGGATGTTACGTTCGTTACTCGAAGAATAAAGGAATCAAACAAACTCGTTTTGTAACCAATTTCCAAGTTCTTCCAAAAATACTTTTTGGTGGGTAAAGTGAATATAATGCCCACCACCTTCAATTTTTACTTTTACATTATTTTTAAAAAACCGATCCATTATTGAAAGATCAGATTCTTTTATGAATTCGGAATTCCCACCTAACAAAAACAATGTCCTAGTATTAGAAATTCTATCAAATGAAAATACATCATCAAAAACTCTTCTAGCGTGATTGATTCCTTCTACATTCAATTTCCAATGATAGGAACCATCTTCTTTTCGTTCTAAACTCATCTGTAAAAATTGGCGGATAAACGTATCTTTCACATACTTCGCCATTTCCGTATCAATTTCCGTACGTGTATTAAATCCACTGAGTGGAAATGACATAGACAAAATCTCATTGTCATACGCAAACGGATAAGACCTTGGTGCAATGTCTTGTATGATGAGTCGACTGAGAATACCCGGGTGCATCAAATCAAAATACATCGCCACAAGACCACCCATTGAATGGCCGAGTAAAATCGGATTTTGGATTTTTAAATCATTTAGGAAAGTTTCCAAATCATCTGCCATGAGAGGTATGGAATGTTCGTCACTGTGCGGAGAATCACCATGATTCCTTTGGTCAATCGCATAAACTTGACCAAACTCGGATAAAAATCTGGCGACTGTCACCCAGTTTTTTGAAGATCCAAATAACCCATGTAAAATGACTATATCACCGATTGACTTTTTTTTTGGATCGGAACTTTGAAATGGATAAACTTTGTAAGTTAATTTCACAAAACTTTCCTTATGTTTGAAACTTAAATCATGATTAGTGAAAACATTCTTTTTTTAGAATCTGCAAATGAGGAAGGATTTGTTTTTTTTCGCGCGGACCAATTTCCGATGCATAACGGAACATTTGGTTGATTTCTGATTTGATCCCTTCACTCACTGGAGAAAAACATGGAATCGAATCTGGATCTTTTGTCATGGAACTTAGGGATTTTACAATCTCTTTTGTATAAAGCGTTACATAGTTACCAGTCGGGAAAAGATACACATATCGTAATTTCCCTTTGCGGATCTCTTCCAATCGACAACGTAAGTCCACTCCGCAATCAACAATGGGAATACTTTCTGTCGCCAAGTAACCTGCATAATCCGAGTGTTTTGTTTTGGGATACGATTCCAATAATTTCCAAAAATAATTGGAATCTACATAATAGTTTCCAGAAGAATAATCATATAATAACTTTGTTTGGTGGCGTTTTAAAA encodes:
- a CDS encoding CsgG/HfaB family protein; amino-acid sequence: MKQYLAFFSLLLSVSLTNCRTMDAAIQYPETGKSNLGITKVAVLIFDIEEAKWGDEFTDAVSLQIAKSLPFKVIEREQLSKVVNEQSFSKTGIIDTQTAVRIGKVLGVDALVFGRGSALKKFDEKGKLIPNLVDTVSLKIVHIESGQVIVNARKKPGADWTMARLLQYSLGLGLIWSREDILVATSQYDFVAESLVDRIVSELAK
- a CDS encoding Dps family protein, producing the protein MKINIGIPEEERSAISESLKKLLADTYTLYQKTHSYHWNVTGPMFQTLHLLFMTQYTELWNAIDPIAERVRSLGYYAPMGGWEFAKYSSISEDKEVPKAKDMIKNLVEGNEAVIRTARAAYAPAEKGNDQATLDLLTQRLDIHEKTAWMLRSLLEE
- a CDS encoding alpha/beta fold hydrolase, which translates into the protein MKLTYKVYPFQSSDPKKKSIGDIVILHGLFGSSKNWVTVARFLSEFGQVYAIDQRNHGDSPHSDEHSIPLMADDLETFLNDLKIQNPILLGHSMGGLVAMYFDLMHPGILSRLIIQDIAPRSYPFAYDNEILSMSFPLSGFNTRTEIDTEMAKYVKDTFIRQFLQMSLERKEDGSYHWKLNVEGINHARRVFDDVFSFDRISNTRTLFLLGGNSEFIKESDLSIMDRFFKNNVKVKIEGGGHYIHFTHQKVFLEELGNWLQNEFV